In Streptomyces sp. 840.1, one DNA window encodes the following:
- a CDS encoding ABC transporter ATP-binding protein translates to MADSTSPGVPTVVVDDVHITYKVNGARAGKGSATSALSRLASRRQSPGVREVHAVKGVSFAAYKGEAIGLIGSNGSGKSTLLKAIAGLLPATRGRVHTQGQPSLLGVNAALMSDLTGERNVVLGGLAMGMTRAEIRERYEEIVEFSGINEKGDFITLPMRTYSSGMGARLRFSIAAAKNHDVLLIDEALSTGDAKFQRRSKDRIIELREQAGTVFLVSHHNKSITETCDRAIWLEAGTLRMDGPAKEVVAAYEKFTKKK, encoded by the coding sequence GTGGCTGACAGCACTTCGCCCGGAGTACCGACGGTCGTCGTCGACGACGTCCACATCACGTACAAGGTCAACGGCGCCCGCGCCGGCAAGGGCAGCGCCACCTCCGCCCTCAGCCGGCTCGCCTCGCGCCGGCAGTCCCCCGGGGTGCGGGAGGTGCACGCCGTGAAGGGGGTCAGCTTCGCCGCGTACAAGGGGGAGGCGATCGGGCTGATCGGCTCCAACGGCTCGGGGAAGTCGACGCTGCTGAAGGCCATCGCCGGTCTGCTGCCCGCCACCAGGGGACGCGTCCACACGCAGGGCCAGCCCTCGCTGCTCGGGGTGAACGCCGCGCTCATGAGCGATCTGACCGGCGAGCGCAACGTCGTGCTCGGCGGCCTCGCGATGGGCATGACCCGCGCCGAGATCCGCGAGCGCTACGAGGAGATCGTCGAGTTCTCCGGCATCAACGAGAAGGGCGACTTCATCACCCTGCCGATGCGCACCTACTCCTCCGGCATGGGCGCCCGGCTGCGCTTCTCGATCGCCGCCGCCAAGAACCACGACGTCCTGCTGATCGACGAGGCGCTGTCCACCGGCGACGCCAAGTTCCAGCGCCGTAGCAAGGACCGGATCATCGAACTGCGCGAGCAGGCCGGCACGGTCTTCCTGGTCAGCCACCACAACAAGTCGATCACCGAGACCTGTGACCGGGCGATCTGGCTGGAGGCGGGCACGCTGCGGATGGACGG
- a CDS encoding ABC transporter permease, giving the protein MVSQTTAPAAPATTVVTPPATSPPVYAPGELAALAARHGLTVSGARPALPAYVRQLWGRRHFITAFATAKLTAQYSQAKLGQIWQIMTPLLNATVYYFIFGVLMKTKHGVPDYVPFLVTGVFIWTFTSSSITAGTRAISGNIGLVRALHFPRASLPVALALQQLQQLVFSLGALVVILLVFGQYPQPSWLLALPALALQAVFNTGISMVMARLAARTPDIAQLTPFILRTWMYASGVMWSIGTMLQGDRVPHAVKLALEINPAAVFIDLMRFALIDSFDGGQLPPHVWLIATGWALVCGVGGFIYFWQAEESYGRG; this is encoded by the coding sequence GTGGTGAGCCAGACAACAGCCCCGGCGGCCCCGGCGACGACGGTGGTCACCCCGCCGGCCACGTCCCCTCCCGTGTACGCGCCGGGAGAGCTCGCAGCCCTGGCCGCCCGGCACGGGCTGACCGTGAGCGGGGCCCGGCCGGCCCTTCCCGCGTACGTACGACAGCTGTGGGGGCGGCGGCACTTCATCACGGCGTTCGCCACCGCCAAGCTGACCGCCCAGTACAGCCAGGCGAAGCTCGGCCAGATCTGGCAGATCATGACCCCGCTGCTCAACGCGACGGTCTACTACTTCATCTTCGGCGTCCTGATGAAGACGAAGCACGGCGTCCCGGACTACGTACCGTTCCTGGTCACCGGCGTCTTCATCTGGACCTTCACCAGCAGCTCGATCACCGCGGGCACCCGCGCGATCAGCGGCAACATCGGGCTCGTACGTGCCCTGCACTTCCCGCGCGCCTCACTGCCGGTCGCACTGGCCCTGCAACAGCTCCAGCAGCTGGTCTTCTCACTGGGCGCGCTGGTGGTGATCCTCCTGGTGTTCGGCCAGTACCCGCAGCCCTCCTGGCTGCTGGCCCTGCCGGCCCTGGCCCTGCAGGCCGTCTTCAACACCGGCATCTCGATGGTCATGGCCCGCCTCGCCGCGCGCACCCCGGACATCGCCCAGCTGACCCCGTTCATCCTGCGCACCTGGATGTACGCGTCGGGCGTCATGTGGAGCATCGGCACGATGCTCCAGGGCGACCGGGTGCCGCACGCGGTGAAGCTGGCGCTGGAGATCAATCCGGCCGCCGTCTTCATCGACCTGATGCGGTTCGCCCTCATCGACAGCTTCGACGGCGGACAGCTGCCCCCGCACGTGTGGCTCATCGCCACCGGCTGGGCACTGGTGTGCGGCGTCGGCGGATTCATCTACTTCTGGCAGGCCGAGGAGAGTTACGGACGTGGCTGA
- a CDS encoding TetR/AcrR family transcriptional regulator, giving the protein MILAMTTDPGSRRRAPAGAAVLREDVTDAIRSAVFEELASVGFARMSIEGIARRAGVGKTAVYRRWKSKLHLVLDLVSAVAVQGMPAPATGSLYGDVRAVLELAAYALRHPLASQVIPDLLVEAARNPEISDTIKAALLDPQLGIAAVVVRDAVARGELPEGSDPDRALDLIVGPLYWRLAVVRGELPPGYLDDLAASAVAALTR; this is encoded by the coding sequence ATGATTCTGGCCATGACCACCGACCCCGGAAGCCGCCGCCGTGCCCCCGCCGGAGCCGCCGTGCTGCGCGAGGACGTCACCGATGCGATCCGCAGCGCGGTCTTCGAGGAGCTGGCCTCGGTCGGCTTCGCCCGGATGTCCATCGAGGGCATCGCCCGCCGCGCCGGCGTCGGCAAGACCGCGGTCTACCGTCGCTGGAAGTCCAAGCTGCACCTGGTCCTCGACCTGGTCTCCGCCGTCGCCGTGCAGGGCATGCCCGCCCCGGCCACCGGCTCGCTGTACGGAGACGTGCGCGCCGTGCTCGAACTGGCCGCCTACGCCCTGCGCCACCCGCTCGCCTCCCAGGTCATCCCGGACCTGCTCGTCGAGGCGGCCCGGAACCCGGAGATCTCCGACACCATCAAGGCCGCGCTCCTGGACCCGCAGCTGGGCATCGCCGCCGTCGTCGTACGGGACGCCGTGGCGCGCGGGGAACTGCCGGAGGGCAGCGACCCCGACCGCGCCCTCGACCTGATCGTCGGCCCGCTCTACTGGCGCCTCGCGGTGGTCCGGGGCGAGCTGCCGCCGGGGTACCTGGACGACCTGGCGGCCTCGGCCGTGGCGGCGCTCACCCGCTGA